The following nucleotide sequence is from Mycobacterium sp. Z3061.
GCGGGCATACCGCCGCCGCCTCCGCCACCGCCGAGCGACATCGGTTTCATGCCAGGCTCTTTCCCCAGACTGGCGGCAGCCTCGCGAACGGAGGCCAAGTCGGCGCTGGCACCGGACGGCATGCCTCCCCCGGCACCGCCGCCGGTGGGCGGAATCATCGGGGCCTGCATACCGGAGCCCGAGCCACCGCCGGCCATGGACGCCGCCTGCATCACCTGGGTCGGGATCAGGCCCGGTGTCTGCGCCGGAGGCGGCGGGTCGATCTTGATGGCGGCCGGCGGTTTGGGCGGGTTCACCGCTTCCAGTTGCGCCTTGGTGTTGTACTCGTTGAGCACCTCTTCGGACTTGGACTGGTACTCCGCGTACAGCTTGATGGCCTGGTCCTTGTAGGCCGGATCCTTGGACAGCTCTTCGAGTTTCGTGATGTCGGCCAGAGTCGGATGCGAACGTCGGGCCCACACCTGCAGCTGCGCGATGTACTGCCCCTGCTTGGCCAGCGATGTCGCGAGCTTGGCCATGTGGGTGATCCACTCGCGCTGCTGATCCAGGGATGCCTCGCACGCCGTGGCCGCCTCACCCGTCCAGTTCTCGAAGATCCGGAATCGCTTGGTGTCGCCCTGCAGAGCGAAGCTGAGCTGGTTCCAGCCGTCGGCGAAGGCGGCCAGCGACGCGCCCTGGTCGCCCGCCTCGAGTTTCGTTGCCGCGGCTTTGAGATCGGTGAACCCGTCGTCCCCGGCGCCCGCCACCTGAGCGGTGTCCTGCAGACCGGCCGAGCTGTCGCCGCTTTCGGCACCGGCGGTTTCGCCGGCCACCTCGCCGCCGTCGCTGTTCAGCGCCTGCCCGCCCTCTTCGTCGACGTCGCCGTACGCCTTGGCGGCGTTGCGCAGCGACGTGGCCAGGCGCGCCCGCTCCCGGTGTCCGGCGGTCAGAAAGTCACGCATGTTCTCGGCCGACAGCGCGAGTTGCTGGGCGGCGTTCTTGGCGGCGGTGAGTCCGCACGGAGCCGTGGCCGCATCGTTGGGTGGGGTGGCCATCGGCGCCTCGACCTCGTCGGCCCGCGACAAAATCTCTTGCTGGTCCACCGTGACGGTCTGCGGCTGAGTCATATCGGATCTTCCTCCTTAATGCTCTAACCATTATCGTCGCTAAATTTCGGGCTCCCTGCACCAAAATTGGCGAGACCGGCTACTTCGGCAGCGCCAGCTGGTAACGGCTTTCCTCCGGCGGGGAGACACGACGGATCGGCAACTTGTGGTGGCGCGGCGTGCTGACCATGTTGTGCCGCAGCACGACCTTTTCCACCCCGGCGTGCGGGCCCAGGTACGTCGTCGCGCTCGGCCATGTCACCTTGGCCACCTGACCGACCTGGGCGCCGATCAGCCGGGCGAACTCTTCGAAATGCGTGCCCATCGTGACGTGCGCGCCCGCGGCCGCCGCGCGCACCACGAACTGGGTGAACGTCTGGGCGTCACCCAGGTTGAGGCTGGCGTCGACGTCGTCGAACGGCAGGTAGACCGGACAGCGGTTGACGGTCTCGCCGATCAGCACACCGGCCGATCCGATCGGGATCTGGCAGTGCCGGTCGGCGATCAGGTTCTGTCCGGTCAGGGCGGGCCGCTGCCCGCCGTACAGGCGGGTGAAACCACGCGGGGTCTTCGGCTTGCCCACCGTGGTCAGCAACACCGTGGCCTGGGGCAGCATCCCGGGCCGCACGCGCACCCGGATGACGGTGCGGTCCGCGCGCGCCGACCACCACAGGTCGGGGCCGCCCGGGGCGGTGTAGGCCGCGGTGTAGGAGTCGCGTCCCTTGATCATCGACCACTTCTCTCGCACGAAGCCCTCGAAGCCGATGTCGATGGCGTGGTCGTAGTCGTCGAAGCTGCGCCCGCACACCGCGTCCACGCCGTGACTGGCCAGGTTGTCGGCGATGCGGGTGGCCGAGGCGACCAGGTAGCGGGCCAGACCGGCGACGCCCTCGTCGCGCCGCTGCGCGGACTTGCGGGTCAGTTCCGGGTCGGCGCGCAGCATGATCCAGGTGCGCCGGTGCGCCGGTGCCGGGTCGGCGCCGATCACCTGCTGATAGAGGTTCACCACGTCCGGGCTGGCGGTTCGGCCGACCCGGAAGCCGGCTGAGACGATGTCGGCCTCGAGGTCGGGGCAGTGCACTTCGAGCAGATGTTCCAGCAGCCGGGTGTCCAGCACGTCGTCGGTGTGCGCCTTGCCGTCGACGATCACGGTCGGGGTGAACGGTCGCGGCTTGAGTTCGATGACGGCGATCAGATGGCCGCGGCGCCAGCGCACCGCGACGTGATCGCCGGGCTTCACGGTGGCCCCGACCTCGGGTTCGGACGGGATGTCCGGCGGTTTGCGGCGACGGCGCAGCCACGCGAAAACCGTTGCCACCCAGCCGGTCAGCCGCCGTCCGAAGAAGGTGACGAACGCGACGATGGCCCCCGCCGCCGCCAGCGCGATGCCGGCCCACCAGTACCGGGTCGGCAGGAACCACAGGATTGCCGCCGGCGCCAGCACGGCGAGCACCAGGGTGTGCCCGGTGCTGAATTTCAGCCGGATCGGGTTGGTCATCGACGGCGCCTCAACGCCCGGGCCGCCAGCGAGCCGAAGCCGAGGGCCAGCAGCAGGCCGCCGATCGCCAGCGTCACCACCGTGATCGGTACCCGGTCGGGGGCGGGGGCCATCACCGGCGGTGGCATCCGCCGCACGTCGTACGGAATGGTGGCCCGCCCGGGTGCGATGTCCCACGTCAATGCGGCAAGGGCGTTGACGGCGCCCGAGCCCACCAGATCGTCGACGCCGCCGCCCGGATGGCGCGCGGTGGCCTCGATGCGCTGCACGACTTGCGGGGCCGTCAGTTCGGGAAACCGCTGGCGAACCAGGGCTGCCACCCCCGAGACGTAGGCCGCGGCGAACGACGTCCCGGCGATCGGCACCGGCCCTTCCTTGCCCTGCAGGGCGTTCACCGGGTCCCCGCGGTCACCGAGCGATTCGATGTTCTCGGCGGGCGCCGCCACATCGACCCACGGTCCGTGCATGGAGAAGCTACTGGGGACGCCCGTCTGGCCGATGCCGCCGACGGTGATCACCGCCCCGCCGTACCAGGCGGGCGTGACCACGGTCTGCACCTTGTTCCAGCCTCGGGGATCGCCGGGGTTGGCTGCGTCGGGCAGCGGGTTCTGGGCACAGTCACCACCGGTGTTGCCGGCCGCGGCGACGACCACCGCGTTCTTGACGTTGACGGCGTAGTCGATGGCGGCGCCCAGGCTCGCCTCGTCGATCGGTTTGGTCACCTTGTAGCAGGCGGCCTCGCTGATGTTGATGACGTTGGCGCCGAGGTTGGCGGCGTGCACCACCGCCCGGGCCAGGCTGCGGATCGAACCGGCGGCCGGGGTGGCGTTCGGATCGTTCGGGTTCGGTTGGGTGCCAACGGGTTCGAAGGCTTCGGAGGTCTGGCGCAGCGAGATCAGCCGGACGTCGGGTGCGACGCCGACGTAGCCGTCGGTGGGGGCGGGGCGGCCCCCGATGATGGCCGCGGTGAGGGTGCCGTGGGCATCGCAGTCGGACAGACCGTTGCCGGCCTGGTCGACGAAATCGCCGCCGGGCTCGGCCGGAACACGGGGGGAAGCGTTGACGCCGGTGTCGATCACCGCGACCGTCACGCCGGCGCCGGTGGCGAACTTGTGGGCCTCGGCGACGCCGATGTAGGAGTTGCTCCACGGCGGGTCGTGGAAGGTCGAATCCGGCAGCACCGTCGGGCCAGAACATTGGACGCGTTGTTCGGTGGGTTGATCTGGACCGGTGACATCCGGCGGCAGGGCTCCGGGATCGATCGGCGGCGGAGTGATTGCGAGTGCCGGCGGCGCCGTTGCGACGGCCAGCGCCACCGCCATCAGCAAGATCCGGTGCACCCCCGAATCACTCCGTTCATTGAGTTCGTGCGGCGTGTCAATCCTGGCAGCAGTTTAGACGTAACGGGTGCGTAAACGGCGCTATTCATGCCGGGTTGTTATCCGGACGGGACGTAGTGCTCCGTAGTACTGGGGGGCGCACAATGCGCCTCGAGCGGTCGGCCACGCGGCTTTCTGGCGTCGCCCTCTGTGTTTGATACCCGTTGGCAACCAAAACATTTGTGTGACAACGGTTTCCGCGACAGCGGTGGACATGCCCGGCCTGCACGCGCAATATCAAGGTGCCGACCGTGACTGAGGCTCGACGATTCTGCGGAGAGGTGCCCATGAGTAACAGGATCTTGGGAGCCGTAATGATCCTCGTCATCGGGCTTGGGATGATGGTCTTCGGCGCCCTTTACGCCTTCGAGACCGTCGTGAAATGCGACGACAAGATCATGCAGCCAGGGGACACCTGCAAGAAGCACAAGCAGCCCACCCGCACCTACGAGGAGCGACGCAACCTCGACCACACGATGGGATGGGTGGTGCTCGGAGTCGGTTCCGTGGTGACCATCGCGGGGATCGGGCTGGGGATCAGGGCCGCCGTGAGCCGTCCCGCGGCGCCGGTATCCATGCCTGCGAGCGGTCCGGGGAGTTACCCGCCGCCCAGCGCGCCACCGCCCTACCCGCCGCAATATCCGCCGCCACCCGGCGGCCAGCCGTACTACCCTCCCCCGCGGTACCCGCCGCCACCACCACCGTGGCCGCAGCAATAAGGCGTCACCTGCGGCCGATGACGTTACACCTGCGGTTACTATTGTAAATACGGTACTTGCTACGATAGGGCCTGATCCCCCCGGTAGAGAGTACGAGGTTAGAAGATGGCCACACCCGTAATCATTGGCGCCGTCCGGACGGCGATCGGCCGCTCCTTCAAGGGCACCCTCGTCAACACCCCGCCCGAGACGCTGATCACCGCGGTGCTGCCCGAGGTGGTGCGCCGCTCGGGGGTGGACCCGTCGGCCATCGACGACATCATCTTCGCCGAATCTCATTACGGCGGCGGTGATCTGGCGCGCTACGCCGCCACCGCCACGGGCCTGGAGCACGTGCCCGGGCAGTCGGTGAACCGGCACTGTGCGGGCAGCCTGACCGCCATCGGCAACGCCGCCGCGCAGATCGGCTCCGGGATGGAGCGGGTGCTGATCGCCGGGGGCGTGCAGTCGCTGTCGATGACGCCGCTGACCAACTGGCGCATCCCCGGTCCCGAGCTGAAGTTCGAGGAGCGGTGGATGCCGCCCACGCACGTCGAGACACCGGACGCCCCCGCCAAGGACATGTCCATCACCGTCGGATGGAACACCGCGCAGTCGGTCGGAATCACCCGCGAGGAGATGGACGCCTGGGCCGCCCGCTCGCACCAGCGCGCCGTCGCCGCGCAGGACGCCGGCAAGTTCGCCGACGAGATCCTGCCGCTGAAGATCACCCAGTTCGACGGGTCGGTCACCGAATTCGCCATCGACGAGCACCCGCGCCGCGACACCACGGTAGAGAAGCTGGCCGGGCTGAAGGTGCTGCACCCGGAGATCGAGGGCTTCTCGATCACCGCCGGCAACAGCAGCGGCACCAACGACGCCGCCGCGGCGGTGGCGTTAGTCGACGCCGACTACGCGGCCGCCGAGGGACTGAACGTCATGGGCAAGGTCCGGGCCTGGGCCGCCGCCGGCGTGGCGCCGCGCGACTGCGGGCTGGGCGCCGTCAAGGTGATCGGCAAGGTGCTGCAGCGCGCCGGGATCTCGGTCGAGGATGTGGCGCTGTGGGAGATCAACGAGGCGTTCGCCTCGGTGCCGATCGCCGCGTGCCGGGAGTACGGCATCGACGAGGAGAAGGTGAACTTCTTCGGCAGCGGCTGCAGCCTCGGGCACCCGATCGCGGCCTCCGGCGCGCGGATGGTGACCACGCTGACCTACGAGCTGATGCGTCGCGGCGGCGGCATCGGGGTTGCGGCGATGTGTGCGGGCGGCGGCCAGGGCGGGGCGGTCGTCGTCGAGGTATAGCCCTACAGCTCGATCGGTACGTGCTTCTCCGCGCAGGCCTCACGCACGGCGGTGATCACATCCTGGGTGCGCAGGGTCTGCAGGTCCTCGACCGTGACCGACCCCTTGGCACTGCGGTGTTGCGCAGCCACGCGTGAATCCCGCAGCCGCTCAGCACGTTCCACGACGTTGCGGGAGAACCGTCCGTTCTGCATGAGGTCGACCCCGTGCGTGCCGTCCGGCGCGCGATACGAACGCAGGGTCGCGCACGCCGCGTTCAGCACCTCGGCCGCGCCCGGTTCGATCACGGTTGCTCTCGGATTGCCGTAACGCACCGCGATTTCCACCAGCTCGTCCGGCGTATACGACTCGAATCGCAGCTTGCGGTTGAACCGTCCGGCCAAACCCGGGTTCACCGTGAGGAATTCGTCGACTTCCTTCTCGTACCCGGCGCCGATGAAGCAGAAGTCGAACCGGTGCACCTCCAGTGCCACCAACAACTGGTTTACCGCTTCCATGCCGATCATGTCCGGTCGCCCGTCCTGGTGTCGCTCCACCAGTGAGTAGAACTCGTCCATGAACAGCACCCGGCCCAGCGAACGGTCAATCAGCTCATTGGTTTTCGGGCCGGACGCGCCTATGTGCTCGCCGCAGAAGTCGGCCCGTTTCACTTCCACGATCTCGGGATGACGGACGATACCCAGGCCCGCGTAGATCTTGCCCAGCGCTTCGGCGGTCGTGGTCTTTCCGGTGCCCGGTGGGCCGACCAACAACATGTGATTGGTTTGGTTGGCCACCGGCAGTCCGGCAGCCAGCCGTAGCGCCCGAACCTCGATCTGGTCCTCCAGTTCGGCGACCGCACGCTTGACCTCGGCCAACCCGACCTGGTTGTCGAGCAGCGCGCGGCCTTCCTGCAACAGTTGGTTGCGCCGCTCCTCGTGTTCGGCGTCGGTGCGCTGCTGCACAGACCGCTGAGTTCTCACATCCCATCTGTCCGTGCGGGTGCCGATGGTCTCCTCATCGGTGATCAGGAGTTGCAGGCTGGTGTCGGCCAGCGCCTGCTGGGCGGAGGCCATCAGCGCGCCGTTGATGGTCGCCCTGGACAGCCACTCGTGCGCCTGCGATTCCTCGCCGAGTTGTCGGTGCGCCATCCCCCGCACATAAGCCAGATCGGCCGCGATCAAGGGGTAGTCGCCGGAATCGATCGCGGTGATCGCGTTCTCGTTTCGGGTTCGGCGCGACGCGGTGGCCGGCGAATGCACCTCGACCCGCTCGGTCCAACCGAGCGCGACACGCGCCTGCCCCAGGTGGGCCGCGGCATGGGCCGCCAGCGCGCACGTTGCCGCCGTGACCGCCGACATGATGATGGCCTGCGGCGGTAGAACCCTTGCCGCTACGGCGACGGCGTCCGGCCACCGTTGGGTCGCGAACATCAGGTAGGCGTCGACGTACTGTTGCCACTGGTGGTTTTCCCAGGTGTCCAACAGGGCGGGATCGCCCAGCAACGCATCGGCTTCGGCATACCGGCCCGCATCGATCAGCGCGCTCGCCAACGCGAGCCCAGCATGCGATGCCTCCGTCACCGAAATCGACAGGTAGGGACCCGCTTTGATGGGGGCCGCCAGGCGCAGTCCGAGCCGGTTGGTCTCCCGGTGCAGTCGGGTGCCGTATTTGTACAGTTGCTGGACGGTCGGCAACGATTCGTCACCCGCGGCGATGCGGCCGAGCCAGGCGTCCGCCATCGACGGATCGATCTCGGTTGCTTCCCGGAATCGTGCCCCGGCCGCCGCGGGATCCCGGTCCAGCAACGCCATGCCCTGGTCGAACCGCTTCCGCGCGGCGGCGGTCACGGTGGCGCCCGTCATGGCGAATCCGCCGCGGTCAGCTCACCGCTGCGAAGGCTTACGGGTTCGGCTGACACGTAACGATTCTCGGCACGGAACAGTTCGACGTCGACGGTGTACACCCTGCCCGCCGCCGCCACCGAGACCGTTGCGGGACCGGTCTGGGTGACCACCACATCCGCCGAGCCGTGGTACGCGACGTCCGGCTTCCCAACGGAGACAACCGTATTGGGGCGGGGCGCGGGAGTTACGGTACCGTCGACGACACTGATCGTGGTCCCGGCCATCGGCTTGGGCAGATCGGTGACGGCGATGTCCGGCATTCGAACGCTGGCCCACCGCTTGGTGTCTCGAGTGTGCACGGTGACCCGCTCGCCCGCTCCGGCCAGCCTTACCACGATGCGCTTGGCCAGCGCATCATCAGCGGCGATGTGTACCCGGCTGAACTCGCCGGGATCGTCGAAGGGCAGCATCATCCTGTTCCCGCCGTCCACCTTGCCCAGCAGGACTCCGGACGGCCCGATGGGGATGACAAGGGGATCGGTCAACCGGCTGTGCCGGATTCCGCGCAGCCGCGGCAACGGGCCGCACAGGTTGGCCGCCAGCGCCGCCGACTGCTCGCCCGGCAGCGTCTGCAACAGCATGGCCGGCGCGGCCGTCGGCGGTTGCGCACTGCGGACGGTGACCGTAGCGGTGATGCTTCCATCGCCGAACAGCGTGATGTTCTGAGTGATTCCGTCGGCGCGGGTCGCCCAGGCCTGCGCCAGGTTCTCGGTGGTGATATCCGGGGGCCGGTACCAGTAGGTGGTCAGCCAGCCGCCTTCCCCCCGCACCGAACCCCAGCGACGATTCAACACATCCAGCGCCGACGCACCCAGCCGACGCTCCAGCTCGACGATGTCGGTGGCGGTTGCGACCTTGGCGCGGATTCCGCGCTGGCGCATCGCTGCGCTGATCCGTTGCGCCGCCGCCAGCGTTGCCGTGCCCACCGAGGCTCTCGGCTGCAGCGCCTCGGCGTTGGCGAGCGCCGCTATACGGACGACGACCCATGTTTCGCGTTGACCAGCGTAGGGCGGGGTCCCGATCAGAGTGTCGTACACCCGGGGGTAGTCACCGGTGGCTCGCCGCCGGGCGCCGGTGCTGACGACGCTGAGCGATGCCACCTGCAAGCCAAGGACCTGCCGTAGTAACGGCATCAAATCGCCTACGTCGAAGGCGTTCTCGGTGTGGGTCGAGGTCGAGCCGGTGAACAGGGTCGGCGTGTGCGCCCTACCCAACAGCTGCACGACGGCAACCGAGATGCCGTCTTGAAAGCGCACTCCCCCGCCGGCCCGGTCGTTGGCCACGGTGTGCGGTTCGGTCAACCCGATCGGACGGCTGCGTCGCAGCCACAGGGTTAGCCACGACCAGGCCGCCTGGCCCCGCCACGGCACGACGGCAAAGGCCAGGCCTATCACCAAACCCGTTGCGGCGCCAGGATATCCGCCGGCCAACCACTCGACCATGGTGATCAGGAAGATGCCGACGATGACGGTCAGCCGGACGCCGTGCGTCATCGTTGCCGCCGCGCCCGCGAGATCAGGGCGGCTGCACCCACACCAGCCATGACGATTGCCGCGAACATCAAGGCGACGTTGCGGGCGCGGTGATCCGGCGGGGGCGGCGGAGCCGCCGGTGTAATGATCCGGCTGTGCGCGGTGGGTGGGAGCCGGTCCCCCGGCGGGACATCGAAAGTCAACGCAGCCACCGGATCGACCACCCCGTAGCCGACCTGGTTGTCGACTCCGCGAGGCGGATTGTGTGCTGTCTGGACGATGCGATTGATGATCTGGTGGGCGGACAACCCCGGATACTTCGCCCGCACCAGAGCCGCGACGCCGCTGACGTAGGCGGCGGAGAAGCTGGTGCCCCAGATCGGCATGTTCTTCTCACCGGGCCGGATCGGGGGGTAGGCGTTGACCGGACCACCGGTTTGCGGCGACAAACCCATGATGCCGACACCAGGCGCGGCCGCGGCCACCCAGGGACCGGCCAAGCTCTTGGAGATCACGGCGCCGGTGTTGTCGACCGCACCCACCGACAGCACGTAGTCAGCGAACCACGACGGCGACGAAACGGTCTTGACCTGATGCCAGTCCCGGGGATCGGAGGTGTTCAGCGGATCGAAAGAAGGGTTCTGGGCGCAGCCGTCCTCACTGTCATTGCCTGCGGCAGCGACGATCACCGCGTCCTTGACCGTGGCCGCGTACCACACCGCCGCGCCGATGGCGGCCTGGTCCAACGGGTCAGCGGCCGGCACGCACGACGTCACGCTGATGTTGATGACTTTGGCGCCCATGTTGGCGGCGTGCACGATGCCGCTGGCCAGTGTTGCGATGGAACCCGCCTTCTTGCGGACCTCCATGTCACCCGGTCCGGGATTAACCGGCTCGTAGGCCCGCGACGACTGGCGGATGGAGATGATCACCGCGTGCGGTGCGACGCCCATGACGCCATCGGGTGACCCCGGCGGTGGGGCGGGCACCTCGGGGATGTCGGCGCTTCCGGCGCCGGGCTCCCCTGGCCCATTGGACGGTTCATCACCAGGCGGCGGCGGAGGTGCCGGCCTGGTTTCGGTGACCGTGACGGGGGTGGGCGGCGGTGGTGGCGCGGGTGGGGGCGGCGCGCCCCCGGGCGGTGGCGGTGCCCCGTCGACCGGGGGCGGTCCGGCCGGTGGCGGAAAGGCAGGAGTGGCGGGCATCGGGGCCGGCATCGGGCTGCCCTGTGGAGCGGCGCCGATCACCGACGCCACGATGGTGCCGTGCGCGTCGCAGTCCATCAGTCCGTCGCCGCCCATGATGTAGTCCCCGCCGGCGACCACCCGCAGCCGCGGGCCCGGATTGATACCGGTGTCGATGATCGCTACCGGCACCCCGTTGCCGGTCGAGTACTGCCACGCCTTGCTGATGTTGAGCATGGTGAAACCCGGCGCGGTGACCGCCACATTGGGATCGGCGACGGTGATGGTCCGGGCGCACATGTTGCTCTGCCGCATCGGTTGGTCGGCGGCCGGCCGGCCGTCCGCGGGTACCCGGGACGGGTCGATCGTCGGTGGCGGAATTGCCTGTGCGATTTCATAATTGGTCGACATGCCGGTGACCAGGACGACCATGAGGATGGCACTCAGTCGTCGGGCGGCTGCGGCTGTCCGCCTCATCGCATCCGCACCCAGGTGAACAGTCCGCCGATCCAGGCGGCCATCGGCAGCGCGGCGATGATGGCCACGATCTCGAGCCACTCCGCGGCCATCCGTACCAGCGGCGTGAACCTGGTGACCGGAACGAGCAACGCCGCCAACAGTCCCGCGCCGGCGAACGCGACCAACAGCATTGCCGCGGCCACCAGCGCCTGGCTTGACGAAGCCGGTTCGTGCACAACGTGTTTGACGACCCCGGCGCAGGTCGCGGCCGCCGCGCCGGACACCAGCGCAACGGCCTGGCGTTTGTCGGCGAAGGCCCGCCCCCGGTTGATGAAGATCACGACGAAGAGCCCGGCGAGCACCGCGGCCGCCGCTGCCCGGTCACGGCCCGGCATCAGGGATGACCACACCGCGGCGGGCAAGGCAGCCGCGGCGCCGACGCAGATTCCGGTCAGCACACGGTTGGCACGTATCGCCGCGGCGGCGATCTGTGCGCCGCGCGGGGTGGTGTCGGGATTCGCGTCCTCGTCGGTGTCGTCGGTGCCATCGCTGACCGGCGCGACCGCATCGGTAGGAAGCCCGGCGCTCCGTCGGAACAAGTCGCGTCCGGTGATCGAGCCGAAGTAGGGCGGCCGGATCCGGGCAACCCAGAGCGCGATCGTCGGGGCCGCTGTCAGGACGAATAGCAGGGCGACCAGGGTGCACATCCCCAGCCACTGGGCGGGCACGGGCCACCACATGCGCACCGCTGCAACGGTTCCGCCCACCACGCACAGCGTCACCACCGTCGCTGCCGCACTGAGGTGGCGTCCCGTTGTCCCGCTGATCCCCCAGGCCAGCACCGCCGCCGTCACCGCGCCGATGAAGACGTGAGCCGATCCCAGGTGTCCCGGTGCGGAGGCGGCCAGTCCCACCGCGAACAGCGGCACGGCCAGCCACCCCAGGGCGTCGATCATGTCGGTACGGTGCGGCCACCACCGCCATACCGCGACGGCGCCTCCGGCAGAAAGCAACCCGAGGCTACTCGTGAGGATGCCGGGTGCCAGCGTCTCCGATGAGATGCGTTGTCGCACCGCAAGTCCCAGTATCGTCACGGCTACGGCCGCAGTGATCGCCAGCGCGGTGTGAGCCGCGGTTCGCACGGTGACCGGTTCGAAAAGCTTCTTGCCTACCCGGGCCAGTCCGGTGGACAGCGACTCGTACTGCGGCTCGAACGACTCGCCGTCAACCGCCGGAACCAGCGCCAGCGTGGCGCCGTCCTCGACGCCGAGCTCGTCGAGGGTCTTGGTCACATCCAGGCGCACCCCGTTGGCTTTGTGCAACTCGTAACCGGCGCCGCCGTCCAGGCCGCCCAGGCCGCGGCGCTTGAGCTCCTCGTTGAGGAGTTCGACGGCGTTGTCGAGGAAGACCTCGATGGGCACGGACGCCGGGTAGACCTGGGAAAGGAGGTGTTCACCGCACACGACGGCGACCGCACACCGGGCGGGGAACGAAACCTTCGCCATTACCGTGGCCTGTCGGCGTCCGGAATGTACTTGTCGGCCAGCGCGGCGGTGATCTCGAAGAGCCGGAGCCGAGATTGCTTTCTCAGTTCGTGGCGGGTGTCGATGATGCCGCCCTTGGCCAGATACGGGTCATAGGGCATGAATTCGACCGTCGCGCCGGATTGCCGGAAGCGTTCGGTGAGGTATTTGAGCGCATCCGGGTCGTACTTGTTGCGGCTGTCGTTGAGGATGACGGTGCTGCGGGACACCAACTCGTGGAAGCCCATTGAGCGAAGCAGGTCGATCGCGCGGGTGACCGGCAGCGAGGTGTCCGCGGTCAAACCTGAGACGAAGACCAGGGCGTCGCAGGCGTCGAGCACTGCCTTCATGACCGGGTGCTCCAGGTCGTCGGAAGTGTCCACCACGATCACGGTGTGGGTGCGGCGCAGCCGTGCGAGCACTCCGGTGAACATGGACGGCACCAGGGGCCGCGGCTGGTCCGATGCGCGGTTGCCGGCCAGCACATC
It contains:
- a CDS encoding PPE domain-containing protein — encoded protein: MTQPQTVTVDQQEILSRADEVEAPMATPPNDAATAPCGLTAAKNAAQQLALSAENMRDFLTAGHRERARLATSLRNAAKAYGDVDEEGGQALNSDGGEVAGETAGAESGDSSAGLQDTAQVAGAGDDGFTDLKAAATKLEAGDQGASLAAFADGWNQLSFALQGDTKRFRIFENWTGEAATACEASLDQQREWITHMAKLATSLAKQGQYIAQLQVWARRSHPTLADITKLEELSKDPAYKDQAIKLYAEYQSKSEEVLNEYNTKAQLEAVNPPKPPAAIKIDPPPPAQTPGLIPTQVMQAASMAGGGSGSGMQAPMIPPTGGGAGGGMPSGASADLASVREAAASLGKEPGMKPMSLGGGGGGGGMPAMPLAPAAGAGMEAGESVRPAGAGDLGGVGQGAAAGRGSAGGGGMGMPMGGHGQGGGGSKSKGAQQDDEALYTEDRAWTEAVIGQRRRQDMKESK
- a CDS encoding thiolase family protein, whose product is MATPVIIGAVRTAIGRSFKGTLVNTPPETLITAVLPEVVRRSGVDPSAIDDIIFAESHYGGGDLARYAATATGLEHVPGQSVNRHCAGSLTAIGNAAAQIGSGMERVLIAGGVQSLSMTPLTNWRIPGPELKFEERWMPPTHVETPDAPAKDMSITVGWNTAQSVGITREEMDAWAARSHQRAVAAQDAGKFADEILPLKITQFDGSVTEFAIDEHPRRDTTVEKLAGLKVLHPEIEGFSITAGNSSGTNDAAAAVALVDADYAAAEGLNVMGKVRAWAAAGVAPRDCGLGAVKVIGKVLQRAGISVEDVALWEINEAFASVPIAACREYGIDEEKVNFFGSGCSLGHPIAASGARMVTTLTYELMRRGGGIGVAAMCAGGGQGGAVVVEV
- the eccE gene encoding type VII secretion protein EccE, encoding MTNPIRLKFSTGHTLVLAVLAPAAILWFLPTRYWWAGIALAAAGAIVAFVTFFGRRLTGWVATVFAWLRRRRKPPDIPSEPEVGATVKPGDHVAVRWRRGHLIAVIELKPRPFTPTVIVDGKAHTDDVLDTRLLEHLLEVHCPDLEADIVSAGFRVGRTASPDVVNLYQQVIGADPAPAHRRTWIMLRADPELTRKSAQRRDEGVAGLARYLVASATRIADNLASHGVDAVCGRSFDDYDHAIDIGFEGFVREKWSMIKGRDSYTAAYTAPGGPDLWWSARADRTVIRVRVRPGMLPQATVLLTTVGKPKTPRGFTRLYGGQRPALTGQNLIADRHCQIPIGSAGVLIGETVNRCPVYLPFDDVDASLNLGDAQTFTQFVVRAAAAGAHVTMGTHFEEFARLIGAQVGQVAKVTWPSATTYLGPHAGVEKVVLRHNMVSTPRHHKLPIRRVSPPEESRYQLALPK
- the eccA gene encoding type VII secretion AAA-ATPase EccA, whose product is MTGATVTAAARKRFDQGMALLDRDPAAAGARFREATEIDPSMADAWLGRIAAGDESLPTVQQLYKYGTRLHRETNRLGLRLAAPIKAGPYLSISVTEASHAGLALASALIDAGRYAEADALLGDPALLDTWENHQWQQYVDAYLMFATQRWPDAVAVAARVLPPQAIIMSAVTAATCALAAHAAAHLGQARVALGWTERVEVHSPATASRRTRNENAITAIDSGDYPLIAADLAYVRGMAHRQLGEESQAHEWLSRATINGALMASAQQALADTSLQLLITDEETIGTRTDRWDVRTQRSVQQRTDAEHEERRNQLLQEGRALLDNQVGLAEVKRAVAELEDQIEVRALRLAAGLPVANQTNHMLLVGPPGTGKTTTAEALGKIYAGLGIVRHPEIVEVKRADFCGEHIGASGPKTNELIDRSLGRVLFMDEFYSLVERHQDGRPDMIGMEAVNQLLVALEVHRFDFCFIGAGYEKEVDEFLTVNPGLAGRFNRKLRFESYTPDELVEIAVRYGNPRATVIEPGAAEVLNAACATLRSYRAPDGTHGVDLMQNGRFSRNVVERAERLRDSRVAAQHRSAKGSVTVEDLQTLRTQDVITAVREACAEKHVPIEL
- the mycP gene encoding type VII secretion-associated serine protease mycosin — its product is MHRILLMAVALAVATAPPALAITPPPIDPGALPPDVTGPDQPTEQRVQCSGPTVLPDSTFHDPPWSNSYIGVAEAHKFATGAGVTVAVIDTGVNASPRVPAEPGGDFVDQAGNGLSDCDAHGTLTAAIIGGRPAPTDGYVGVAPDVRLISLRQTSEAFEPVGTQPNPNDPNATPAAGSIRSLARAVVHAANLGANVINISEAACYKVTKPIDEASLGAAIDYAVNVKNAVVVAAAGNTGGDCAQNPLPDAANPGDPRGWNKVQTVVTPAWYGGAVITVGGIGQTGVPSSFSMHGPWVDVAAPAENIESLGDRGDPVNALQGKEGPVPIAGTSFAAAYVSGVAALVRQRFPELTAPQVVQRIEATARHPGGGVDDLVGSGAVNALAALTWDIAPGRATIPYDVRRMPPPVMAPAPDRVPITVVTLAIGGLLLALGFGSLAARALRRRR